In Vagococcus luciliae, one genomic interval encodes:
- a CDS encoding sugar phosphate isomerase/epimerase family protein: MKLGVFTPLFNNLSFDEMIEKVAEQGLQMVEIGTGGSPGSAHCDVDALLASSDKRKEYQAKLNDKGLEISAFSAHHNPISPKPAEAKEADELLRKTIKLASLMNVPVVNGFSGVGGGNETDTSVNWPVLPWPTDYTDIYHYQWENKLIPYWKDINNECQAAGVKIGIELHGGFLAHTPYTMLKLRDAAGDNIGCNLDPSHLWWQGIEPVGAIKILGKENAIHHFHAKDTYLDQDNMNMYGVTDMQPYTNVQSRAWTFRSVGCGHSLQDWSDIVSALRLYGYDYVLSIEHEDPLMSIDEGFSRAVTNLKSIMIHDKPTDMWWA, encoded by the coding sequence ATGAAATTAGGCGTTTTTACCCCATTATTTAACAATTTATCATTTGATGAGATGATTGAAAAAGTAGCAGAACAAGGCTTACAAATGGTTGAAATCGGAACAGGTGGGTCTCCAGGAAGTGCTCACTGTGATGTGGATGCGTTACTGGCCAGTAGTGATAAACGAAAAGAATACCAAGCAAAATTAAATGATAAAGGATTAGAAATTAGTGCCTTTAGTGCACATCATAATCCTATTTCACCAAAACCAGCAGAAGCAAAAGAAGCAGACGAACTATTAAGAAAAACAATTAAGTTGGCATCTCTAATGAATGTGCCAGTGGTAAATGGATTCTCTGGTGTTGGTGGAGGAAACGAAACAGATACATCTGTGAACTGGCCTGTTTTACCATGGCCAACAGATTACACAGATATCTACCATTATCAGTGGGAGAATAAATTAATCCCTTATTGGAAAGATATTAACAACGAGTGTCAAGCAGCTGGTGTAAAAATCGGGATTGAACTTCATGGTGGCTTTTTAGCTCATACACCATACACTATGTTGAAATTACGTGATGCAGCTGGGGACAACATTGGGTGCAACTTGGATCCGTCTCATCTATGGTGGCAAGGAATTGAACCAGTTGGTGCGATTAAAATCTTAGGAAAAGAAAATGCGATTCATCATTTCCATGCAAAAGATACTTACCTAGACCAAGATAATATGAACATGTATGGTGTGACAGATATGCAACCTTATACAAACGTTCAATCAAGAGCATGGACATTTAGATCAGTAGGATGTGGTCATAGTTTACAAGATTGGTCAGATATAGTTAGCGCGTTGCGTTTATATGGTTACGATTATGTACTAAGTATTGAGCATGAAGATCCATTGATGTCAATTGATGAAGGATTCTCTCGTGCAGTGACGAATCTTAAGTCAATCATGATTCATGATAAACCAACTGACATGTGGTGGGCATAG
- a CDS encoding LacI family DNA-binding transcriptional regulator gives MGVTIKDVAKEVGVAPSTVSRVLKDHPSISSETKERVRKAMDKLGYVPNIAARNLVSKLSNAIGVVLPIIESKERASEPFYLEAITAMNEEASNHQVSIAIASGNTELELLEAVQLLFLQKRVDSFILMYVKENDLILDFLIEKNIPFTIIGHPYRYYNETSCVDNDNQLLGRSVTQYLIDKGHKDILFVTNNATENFFKERFYGYESCLKENNLTCYPVCDLEKTNEFIQLDSLLRERKISACIAIDDMFALKVIQFIQLSGLVVPDDVSVISFNNSIFSTLIHPYITSVDINTNELAKSAVLECLNQVKHPEELKKRVIIPHQLIERETVIEH, from the coding sequence ATGGGAGTTACAATTAAAGATGTCGCAAAAGAGGTGGGAGTTGCACCGTCAACAGTATCTCGAGTATTAAAAGATCATCCAAGTATTTCATCTGAAACGAAAGAGCGAGTTAGAAAAGCGATGGATAAGCTAGGATATGTTCCAAATATCGCTGCAAGAAATCTTGTCAGTAAATTATCAAATGCTATTGGTGTCGTATTGCCAATTATCGAGTCAAAAGAACGGGCAAGTGAACCGTTCTATTTAGAGGCAATTACTGCGATGAATGAGGAAGCTAGCAATCATCAAGTAAGTATCGCGATAGCATCTGGCAATACTGAACTGGAATTGTTAGAAGCGGTACAACTGTTGTTTTTACAAAAACGAGTAGACTCATTTATTTTGATGTATGTTAAGGAAAATGACCTCATTTTAGACTTTTTAATTGAGAAAAATATTCCGTTTACAATTATTGGGCATCCGTATCGTTACTACAATGAAACGAGTTGTGTAGATAACGATAATCAGTTGCTTGGAAGAAGTGTGACCCAGTATCTGATTGATAAAGGTCATAAAGACATATTATTTGTTACTAACAATGCAACAGAGAACTTTTTTAAGGAACGATTTTATGGGTATGAGTCATGTTTGAAAGAAAATAACCTGACGTGCTATCCTGTTTGTGATTTAGAAAAAACAAATGAGTTTATACAACTGGATTCTTTGCTGCGTGAGAGGAAAATATCAGCATGTATTGCTATTGATGATATGTTTGCTTTAAAAGTTATTCAATTCATTCAATTAAGTGGTTTGGTTGTCCCGGATGATGTGTCGGTTATTAGTTTTAATAACTCCATTTTTTCAACGCTAATTCATCCTTATATCACATCAGTGGATATTAATACCAATGAGTTAGCAAAATCGGCTGTATTGGAGTGTCTCAATCAAGTGAAGCATCCTGAAGAATTGAAAAAAAGAGTGATTATTCCACACCAATTAATCGAACGAGAAACTGTCATAGAACATTGA
- a CDS encoding ThuA domain-containing protein, with protein MIHVTVWNEYRHEKTDEAVQEVYPKGIHEQLASFLKEEFDVKTATLDEPEHGLTEDVLNNTDVLVWWGHIAHDEVSDEIVQRVHQRVLQGMGLIVLHSGHMSKIFMSLMGTSCDLKWREADETCRIWNVNPSHPIVEGVGEYIELEKEEMYGEHFDIPAPDELIFVNWYKGGEVFRGGCTFRRGNGKIFYFQPGHETYPSYYNEQVQLVIKNAVKWCNPIDSTYPTYGHHEPLEEL; from the coding sequence ATGATTCACGTAACAGTATGGAATGAATACAGACATGAGAAGACAGATGAAGCTGTACAAGAGGTTTACCCAAAAGGTATCCATGAACAATTAGCCTCTTTTTTAAAAGAAGAGTTTGACGTTAAAACAGCGACACTTGATGAGCCAGAACATGGTTTAACAGAAGATGTACTGAACAACACAGATGTATTGGTTTGGTGGGGACATATTGCTCATGATGAAGTGAGTGATGAAATTGTTCAACGTGTGCATCAACGTGTCCTACAAGGTATGGGATTGATTGTACTCCATTCAGGACATATGTCTAAAATTTTTATGTCGTTAATGGGAACGTCATGTGATTTAAAGTGGCGTGAAGCAGATGAAACCTGTCGTATTTGGAACGTAAACCCGAGCCATCCAATCGTAGAAGGGGTTGGCGAGTACATTGAGTTAGAAAAAGAAGAGATGTATGGTGAACACTTCGACATCCCAGCTCCTGATGAATTGATTTTTGTGAATTGGTATAAAGGTGGCGAAGTATTTAGAGGTGGCTGTACGTTTAGACGTGGAAACGGTAAAATTTTCTATTTCCAACCTGGGCATGAAACGTATCCATCATATTACAACGAACAAGTTCAACTAGTGATTAAAAATGCAGTGAAGTGGTGTAATCCAATTGATAGCACCTACCCAACATATGGACATCATGAACCATTAGAAGAGTTATAA
- a CDS encoding AraC family transcriptional regulator, whose translation MSLYLEMPEWDNILPFRAFENEGEVVVEPHWHKEIEMIYVTKGLVNIGYDNQLFQVQEGEIFIFGSGESHYFLASPGSTRIVYQFDLAVFQTTSVNQFNQKKITSLFEQAENFSRFWGKELEDEMRSILEKLFEEVQQKETGYEYAIMRFLYQLLMLYYRDIPQKSKTLKEGNFVESTHQKQTLERLNDVFIYIENHFQEVITLEDVAKYVGFSPYYFSRFFKKNTGQNFSQFLTEYRLNQAKYILSHENIPMIEVAERSGFNSVKTFHHVFKEHMGISPLKYHKTIYGNN comes from the coding sequence ATGAGCTTATATTTGGAAATGCCTGAATGGGATAATATATTACCGTTTAGAGCCTTTGAAAATGAAGGGGAAGTCGTAGTTGAACCGCATTGGCATAAAGAAATAGAAATGATTTATGTAACAAAGGGCCTGGTTAATATTGGATATGACAATCAATTATTTCAGGTACAAGAAGGAGAAATTTTTATTTTTGGTAGTGGTGAGTCTCATTATTTTTTAGCTTCGCCAGGCAGTACACGGATTGTTTATCAATTTGATTTAGCAGTTTTTCAGACAACTAGTGTCAATCAATTTAACCAAAAAAAAATAACCTCACTCTTTGAACAAGCAGAAAATTTTAGTCGTTTTTGGGGCAAAGAATTAGAAGATGAGATGCGATCTATTTTAGAAAAACTTTTTGAAGAAGTTCAACAAAAAGAAACTGGTTACGAGTATGCTATTATGCGATTTTTATATCAATTATTAATGTTGTACTATCGAGATATTCCTCAAAAAAGTAAGACCTTAAAAGAAGGGAATTTTGTTGAATCAACCCATCAAAAACAGACGTTAGAAAGACTGAATGATGTGTTTATTTACATAGAAAATCATTTTCAAGAGGTGATTACACTAGAAGATGTTGCCAAATATGTGGGATTTAGCCCATATTATTTTTCACGTTTTTTTAAGAAAAATACAGGGCAAAATTTTAGTCAATTCCTGACAGAGTACCGATTAAATCAAGCCAAATATATTCTTTCTCATGAAAATATTCCAATGATAGAAGTGGCAGAACGTTCAGGATTTAATAGTGTTAAAACTTTTCACCATGTTTTTAAAGAGCATATGGGTATTTCCCCATTAAAATATCATAAGACAATATATGGGAATAATTGA
- a CDS encoding glycoside hydrolase family 65 protein, translated as MTHLKRLFDINPFKLTTHSLHKEDIRLQESLTSIGNGYMGLRGNFEEGFSGNNHKGTYLAGVWYPDKTRVGWWKNGYPDYFGKVINAIDFIAVDIYVNNHKIDLNTITPTDFYQELDMQHGILSRQFTVTINDCTVKCSFKRLLSLTIKELALVNVSVEMLEGSGEITLVSKLDNHVHNEDSNYDDMFWEHRQSGENFVTAKTISNPFGIDEFCVTTFMQNDLSQPNLPTKKEFKEFEASEIITTTLQTGDIISLDKKVIVVTSRDIAENNQLEHARNLLNQVNKNTVEELISQHKNAWLKRWKVADVVITGDDEAQQGIRFNLFQLFSTYYGEDERLNIGPKGFTGEKYGGATYWDTEAYAVPLYLSLAEPSVTKNLLKYRHNQLPQAQHNARQQGLQGALYPMVTFTGVECHNEWEITFEEIHRNGAIAYAIYNYTNYTGDTSYLKHEGLEVLSEISRFWADRVHFSKRHDAYMIHGVTGPNEYENNINNNWYTNYIARWVLSYTLENYQLYKNDTTISLSEEEMAHWQDIIDKMYLPKDEELGIFVQHDTFLDKDLMPVTDLDKKDVPLNQNWSWDKILRSCFIKQADVLQGIYFFNDQFTIEEKRKNFEFYEPMTVHESSLSPCIHSILAAELGMEEKAVEMYQRTARLDLDNYNNDTDDGLHITSMTGSWLTIVQGFAQMKVFNESLSFAPFLPTKWDSYAFHINYRGRLLYISVSDNINIDLLNGEPLDVTIYGNTHTLTDSLTVKLMIKGVE; from the coding sequence ATGACTCATTTAAAAAGACTGTTTGACATTAACCCATTTAAATTAACCACTCACTCATTACACAAAGAAGATATCCGTTTGCAAGAATCTTTAACAAGTATTGGAAATGGCTATATGGGATTAAGAGGAAACTTTGAAGAAGGTTTCTCAGGAAATAATCACAAAGGAACTTATTTGGCAGGTGTTTGGTATCCTGATAAAACACGTGTTGGTTGGTGGAAGAATGGTTACCCGGACTATTTTGGAAAAGTCATTAATGCAATTGATTTTATTGCTGTTGATATATATGTTAACAATCATAAAATTGATTTAAATACGATAACACCTACAGATTTTTATCAAGAATTAGACATGCAACATGGCATTCTATCACGCCAGTTTACAGTAACTATTAACGATTGCACTGTTAAGTGTTCTTTCAAACGCTTGCTTAGCTTAACTATTAAAGAACTGGCTTTAGTTAACGTATCTGTCGAAATGCTAGAAGGATCAGGTGAGATTACATTAGTCTCTAAATTAGATAACCATGTTCATAATGAAGATAGCAATTACGATGATATGTTTTGGGAACATAGACAAAGTGGTGAGAACTTTGTCACAGCGAAAACCATCAGCAACCCTTTTGGTATAGATGAATTCTGTGTGACAACGTTCATGCAAAATGATTTATCTCAACCAAACTTACCTACTAAAAAAGAATTCAAAGAGTTTGAAGCTTCAGAAATAATCACTACGACATTACAAACTGGCGATATCATCTCATTAGATAAAAAAGTGATTGTCGTTACAAGCCGAGACATTGCAGAAAATAATCAATTAGAACATGCTAGAAATTTATTAAATCAAGTTAATAAAAATACTGTAGAAGAATTAATCTCTCAACATAAAAACGCTTGGTTAAAACGTTGGAAAGTAGCAGATGTGGTTATTACAGGTGATGACGAAGCTCAACAAGGCATTCGCTTCAATTTATTCCAATTATTTTCAACTTACTATGGTGAAGACGAGCGCCTAAATATTGGTCCAAAAGGATTTACTGGTGAAAAATATGGTGGTGCAACTTATTGGGACACTGAAGCTTACGCAGTTCCATTATACTTATCTTTAGCTGAACCTAGTGTGACAAAAAACTTGTTAAAATACCGTCATAATCAACTACCACAAGCACAGCACAATGCTAGACAGCAAGGATTACAAGGTGCTCTCTATCCAATGGTCACTTTCACAGGAGTTGAGTGCCACAACGAATGGGAAATCACCTTTGAAGAAATCCACCGAAACGGCGCTATCGCTTATGCTATTTATAATTACACAAACTATACCGGTGACACCTCTTACTTGAAACACGAAGGACTAGAAGTATTATCTGAAATTTCACGTTTTTGGGCTGACAGAGTTCATTTTTCTAAACGTCATGATGCTTACATGATTCATGGTGTTACTGGACCAAATGAATATGAAAATAATATTAATAATAACTGGTACACAAACTATATTGCACGCTGGGTATTAAGCTACACACTCGAAAATTATCAACTTTATAAAAACGATACAACTATATCCTTGTCTGAAGAAGAAATGGCACATTGGCAAGATATTATCGATAAAATGTATTTACCGAAAGATGAAGAACTTGGCATTTTTGTTCAGCACGATACTTTTTTAGACAAGGATTTAATGCCTGTCACTGATTTAGATAAAAAAGATGTTCCGTTGAATCAAAACTGGTCTTGGGATAAAATTTTACGCTCTTGTTTTATCAAACAAGCAGATGTACTACAAGGAATTTATTTCTTTAACGATCAATTCACTATTGAAGAAAAACGTAAAAACTTTGAATTTTATGAGCCAATGACCGTACATGAATCATCCCTTTCTCCATGTATCCATTCCATATTAGCTGCAGAATTAGGGATGGAAGAAAAAGCGGTAGAAATGTATCAACGAACTGCTAGACTAGACTTAGATAACTACAATAATGACACAGATGACGGGCTACATATCACATCAATGACTGGAAGTTGGTTGACCATCGTACAAGGCTTTGCACAAATGAAAGTTTTCAACGAATCACTTAGCTTTGCTCCTTTCTTACCAACAAAATGGGACAGTTATGCTTTCCATATAAACTATCGAGGTCGTCTACTTTATATCAGTGTATCAGATAACATTAACATTGATTTATTAAATGGTGAACCTTTAGATGTCACAATTTATGGTAATACGCACACACTGACCGACTCATTAACAGTTAAATTAATGATTAAAGGAGTGGAATAA
- the pgmB gene encoding beta-phosphoglucomutase, protein MFQGVLFDLDGVITDTAEYHYRAWKSLAKELGIDIDREFNEQLKGVSREDSLDLILKHGSKRSDIDDDTFKELAAKKNDVYVEMIQSFSEDDIFPGILPLLKELKQHHIKIALASASKNGPLLLKKMKLTSYFDAIVDPSSVAFGKPAPDIFIAAAKAIDCSISSCIGIEDSKAGITAIKKSGALPIGVSNSQDLGTDITLVSTTNDLTYEFLTKNWVD, encoded by the coding sequence ATGTTTCAAGGAGTACTATTTGACTTAGATGGTGTCATCACAGATACGGCAGAATACCATTATAGAGCATGGAAGAGTTTAGCTAAGGAGTTAGGAATTGATATCGATCGAGAATTTAATGAACAATTAAAAGGTGTGAGTCGCGAAGATTCGTTAGACTTAATTTTGAAACACGGTAGCAAAAGGTCTGATATTGATGACGATACCTTTAAAGAGCTTGCTGCAAAAAAAAATGATGTTTACGTTGAGATGATACAATCTTTTTCAGAAGACGATATTTTTCCAGGAATTCTTCCCCTACTAAAAGAATTAAAGCAACATCATATAAAAATAGCCTTAGCCTCCGCCAGTAAAAATGGCCCATTATTATTAAAAAAAATGAAATTAACGAGTTATTTTGATGCTATTGTCGATCCTAGTAGTGTGGCTTTTGGCAAACCTGCACCGGATATTTTTATCGCTGCTGCAAAAGCCATTGATTGCTCAATATCAAGTTGTATAGGGATTGAAGACTCAAAAGCAGGTATTACAGCAATCAAAAAAAGTGGCGCTCTACCAATTGGTGTTAGTAACAGCCAAGATTTAGGCACAGACATCACACTAGTTTCAACAACTAACGACTTAACCTATGAGTTTTTAACAAAAAATTGGGTAGACTAA
- a CDS encoding endonuclease/exonuclease/phosphatase family protein, producing MKWLTINIHSWMEEHTEEKMDTLANFIVSNELDGLSLQEVNQRVDALEEIDPLHFSPSENESVIIREDNYALCLVKRLAELGETYYWSWTFSHIGYDVFEEGVAILSKKPLQSSAVLVSSADDKTDIKRRMMLCSKINDAHGDIMVTSNHYSWWSDAKTEGFQLEWEMTKQFLDQYNCLKMLFGDFNGPATVRNETYDLVTDSFFDTFKLAEIATGRYTIPEKIDGWDHNTQQFRIDYAFISKKYRVKSHEVVFDGEKYPCVSDHYGVMVSIDR from the coding sequence ATGAAGTGGTTAACAATAAATATTCACAGTTGGATGGAAGAACATACGGAAGAAAAGATGGACACGCTAGCCAATTTTATCGTATCAAATGAACTGGACGGGTTATCTTTACAAGAAGTAAATCAACGAGTTGATGCTTTAGAGGAAATCGATCCACTTCATTTTTCTCCTTCTGAAAATGAATCAGTAATCATTCGAGAAGATAATTATGCTTTATGTTTAGTAAAACGGTTAGCTGAACTTGGAGAAACTTATTATTGGAGTTGGACGTTTAGTCATATTGGATATGATGTATTTGAAGAAGGTGTTGCTATTTTATCAAAAAAACCTTTACAATCAAGTGCTGTATTAGTATCATCAGCGGATGATAAGACCGATATAAAAAGACGTATGATGCTCTGCTCTAAAATTAATGACGCACATGGAGACATCATGGTAACAAGTAATCATTATTCATGGTGGAGTGATGCTAAGACTGAAGGATTTCAGCTAGAGTGGGAAATGACCAAGCAATTTTTAGATCAATATAATTGCCTTAAGATGTTATTTGGTGATTTTAATGGCCCTGCCACTGTTAGAAATGAAACATATGATTTGGTAACAGACTCATTTTTTGATACCTTTAAGTTAGCAGAAATTGCTACAGGTCGTTATACAATTCCAGAAAAGATTGATGGATGGGACCATAACACACAACAGTTTAGAATTGATTATGCATTTATATCAAAAAAATATCGGGTTAAATCACATGAAGTTGTATTTGACGGAGAAAAGTACCCATGCGTGAGTGATCATTATGGCGTAATGGTTTCTATTGATAGGTAA
- a CDS encoding Gfo/Idh/MocA family protein has translation MTLKVGIIGCGGIANGKHMPALSKVEEVEMVAFCDVIVERAEKAKEEYGTAESTVYQHYQDLLADKNIDVVHVCTPNNSHAEISIAAMKADKHVMCEKPMAKTSQEARAMLEAAKETGKKLTIGYQNRFTTAASYLHQVCEEGELGDIYYGKAHAIRRRAVPTWGVFLDEEAQGGGPLIDIGTHALDLTLWMMNNYKPKYVVGNTYHKLSPTKNAANAWGPWDPEKFTVEDSAFGFITMEDGATISLESSWALNSRQIGEAKTSLSGTKGGADMFDGLTINGEDNGLLYEKHIELEAGGVDFYDGEGNDPAFLEAQSWIQAIINNTEPVVLPEQALVVTEILEAIYQSSQTGEPVYLNK, from the coding sequence ATGACATTAAAAGTAGGGATTATTGGTTGTGGTGGTATTGCTAATGGAAAACATATGCCAGCATTAAGCAAAGTAGAAGAAGTTGAAATGGTCGCATTTTGTGATGTGATTGTGGAACGCGCTGAAAAAGCAAAAGAAGAGTATGGAACGGCAGAATCAACAGTTTATCAACATTATCAGGATCTATTGGCTGATAAAAATATTGATGTAGTACATGTCTGTACACCAAATAATTCTCATGCGGAAATTTCCATTGCTGCAATGAAAGCGGATAAACACGTGATGTGTGAAAAACCAATGGCTAAAACAAGTCAGGAAGCAAGAGCGATGTTAGAAGCTGCGAAAGAAACAGGAAAAAAATTAACAATTGGGTATCAAAATCGCTTCACAACAGCTGCTAGTTACTTACATCAAGTATGTGAAGAAGGTGAGTTGGGAGATATTTATTATGGAAAAGCACATGCGATTCGTCGGCGTGCGGTACCAACTTGGGGGGTATTCCTTGATGAAGAAGCACAAGGCGGAGGACCATTGATTGATATTGGGACACATGCGCTAGATCTAACATTGTGGATGATGAATAATTATAAACCGAAATATGTGGTAGGAAATACGTATCATAAACTGTCACCAACAAAAAATGCAGCAAATGCATGGGGACCTTGGGATCCAGAAAAATTTACTGTAGAAGACTCAGCATTTGGTTTTATTACGATGGAAGATGGCGCAACGATTTCTTTAGAATCAAGTTGGGCATTAAATAGTCGTCAAATCGGTGAAGCCAAAACAAGCTTGTCTGGCACAAAAGGTGGGGCAGATATGTTTGATGGCTTGACTATTAATGGTGAGGATAATGGGTTACTGTATGAAAAACACATTGAATTAGAAGCAGGCGGCGTTGATTTTTATGATGGTGAAGGAAATGACCCAGCCTTTTTAGAAGCACAGTCTTGGATACAAGCAATTATAAATAATACAGAACCAGTTGTTTTACCAGAACAAGCATTAGTTGTTACAGAGATTTTAGAAGCGATTTATCAGTCATCACAAACTGGCGAGCCAGTATATCTTAATAAGTAG
- a CDS encoding PTS transporter subunit IIBC yields MKKLLSFEFWQKFGKALMVVVAVMPAAGLMISIGKTIPMMSPDMAFLVTTGGVIENIGWGIIGNLHLLFALAIGGSWAKERAGGAFAAGISFILINRITGSIFGVTSEMLTNDEAFTHTLFGTKIMVKGFFTSVLEAPALNMGVFVGIIAGFVGAMAYNKYYNYRKLPDALSFFNGKRFVPFVVILWSTIVSIGLAIVWPVIQSGINNFGLWIAQSQESAPILAPFLYGTLERLLLPFGLHHMLTIPINYTQLGGTYEILSGAQAGTLVYGQDPLWLAWATDLFNLKNAGNVEQYNYVLSNWTPARFKVGQMIGASGILMGFTLAMYKNVDSDKRKQYKSMYVSAALAVFLTGVTEPLEFMFMFAAVPLYLVYAVIQGAAFAMADIISLRVHSFGNIELLTRTPLAIKAGLTQDLINFVICIIVFAIVSYFIAGFMIKKFNLATPGRNGNYDVDTSDNTSSTGSSEGISPQIVSIIQLLGGKSNISEVDACMTRLRVSVKNADLVGTEQEWKKAGALGLVIKDKGVQAIYGPKADVIKSDVQDALDSGVDIDSLTVDTVINEPNEQTTVQKNVTIPFVSVADGEVIPIETVSDDVFSQKMMGDGFAVKPSNSQVVSPVSGVVQSIFPTKHAIVLLTPEGLEVLVHMGLDTVEMTKQVFDVSVKEGDTVKAGQLLATVDWKTVENEGKGTTIVVVFTNTQEIKTLELSTVGEHKSSEKIGQVSL; encoded by the coding sequence ATGAAAAAGTTACTAAGTTTTGAGTTTTGGCAAAAATTTGGAAAAGCATTAATGGTTGTGGTAGCTGTTATGCCTGCTGCTGGATTAATGATTAGTATCGGAAAAACGATTCCGATGATGTCACCAGATATGGCGTTTTTAGTAACAACTGGTGGAGTAATTGAAAATATAGGATGGGGAATTATTGGAAATCTTCATTTATTATTTGCACTAGCAATTGGTGGTAGTTGGGCTAAAGAACGTGCAGGAGGAGCTTTTGCTGCAGGTATTTCATTTATTTTGATTAATCGTATTACTGGCTCAATTTTTGGTGTGACTTCAGAAATGCTGACAAACGATGAAGCATTTACTCACACATTATTTGGAACTAAAATCATGGTTAAAGGATTTTTCACTAGTGTACTTGAAGCACCAGCGTTAAATATGGGTGTTTTTGTCGGAATTATTGCGGGATTTGTCGGAGCGATGGCTTACAATAAATACTATAATTATCGTAAATTACCAGATGCATTATCATTCTTTAATGGTAAGCGCTTTGTGCCATTTGTTGTCATACTTTGGTCAACGATTGTTTCAATTGGTTTAGCTATTGTATGGCCAGTTATTCAATCAGGAATTAACAATTTTGGTTTGTGGATTGCTCAATCACAAGAATCTGCACCAATTTTGGCACCGTTTTTATATGGAACACTTGAGAGATTATTACTACCATTTGGATTGCATCATATGTTGACTATACCAATCAACTATACTCAACTAGGTGGAACCTATGAGATTTTATCTGGGGCACAAGCTGGAACGCTTGTCTACGGACAAGATCCTCTATGGCTTGCTTGGGCAACTGATTTATTTAACTTAAAAAATGCTGGAAATGTTGAACAATATAATTATGTGTTATCAAATTGGACACCAGCTCGTTTTAAAGTAGGGCAAATGATTGGCGCATCAGGTATTTTAATGGGCTTCACTTTGGCGATGTATAAAAATGTGGATAGTGATAAGAGAAAACAATATAAATCAATGTACGTCTCAGCAGCGTTGGCAGTATTTTTAACCGGTGTTACAGAACCGTTAGAATTCATGTTTATGTTTGCAGCAGTTCCGTTGTATCTAGTGTATGCAGTGATTCAAGGAGCGGCATTTGCGATGGCCGACATCATCTCATTACGCGTCCATTCATTTGGAAATATTGAGTTGCTAACACGAACACCATTAGCCATTAAAGCAGGATTAACACAAGATTTGATTAACTTTGTGATTTGTATTATCGTGTTTGCTATTGTTTCTTATTTTATTGCTGGATTTATGATCAAGAAATTTAATTTAGCAACACCAGGTAGAAATGGAAACTATGATGTGGATACGTCAGATAATACATCTTCAACAGGAAGTTCTGAAGGAATCTCCCCACAAATCGTATCAATCATCCAACTACTTGGTGGAAAATCAAATATTTCTGAAGTAGATGCTTGTATGACTCGTTTAAGAGTAAGTGTCAAAAATGCCGATTTAGTTGGAACAGAACAAGAATGGAAAAAAGCAGGAGCACTTGGTTTAGTGATAAAAGATAAAGGTGTTCAGGCGATTTATGGACCAAAAGCAGATGTTATCAAATCTGACGTACAAGATGCGTTAGATAGTGGGGTTGACATTGATTCTCTTACTGTTGATACCGTTATTAATGAGCCAAACGAACAAACAACTGTTCAAAAAAATGTTACCATTCCATTTGTTTCTGTAGCAGACGGAGAAGTCATTCCGATAGAAACTGTTTCAGATGATGTGTTTTCGCAAAAAATGATGGGCGATGGTTTTGCGGTAAAACCATCGAATAGTCAAGTGGTTTCACCAGTATCTGGTGTGGTTCAGTCAATTTTTCCAACAAAACATGCCATAGTGTTATTAACACCTGAAGGATTAGAAGTGTTAGTACATATGGGACTAGATACTGTAGAGATGACTAAACAAGTATTTGACGTATCAGTTAAAGAAGGTGATACTGTAAAAGCGGGTCAATTATTAGCAACAGTCGATTGGAAAACAGTTGAGAATGAAGGAAAGGGTACCACGATTGTAGTAGTTTTTACAAATACACAAGAAATTAAAACGCTCGAGTTATCAACTGTTGGTGAACATAAATCATCAGAAAAAATTGGTCAAGTATCATTATAA